From the genome of Azospirillum fermentarium:
TTTCCATGGAATGGACCTTGTTGCTGCGCTTGCGCGCCAGCTCGAAGGCCACCCGCGCCACGCGGCGGATTTCCGTGGTGGTGTAGACCTGGGTGTTGATGCCGCGCTTTTCGCCGTTGCCCAGATCCTCGATGCCGCGGGGCTCACCGAAGTAGACGCCGCCGGTCAGTTCGCGGACGATCAGGATGTCCAGGCCCTTGACGATTTCCGGCTTCAGGGTGGAGGCATCGACCAGCGCGTCGAACACCTGGGCCGGGCGCAGGTTGGCGTACAGGCCCAGTTCCTTGCGGAGTGCCAGCAGGCCGGCTTCCGGGCGCTTGTCGAAGGACATGGTGTCCCACTTCGGCCCGCCGACCGCCCCCAGCATCACCGCGTCGGAGGCCAGCGCCTCGGCCAGGGTGGCGTCGGCCAGCGGCACGCCGTACTGGTCGATGGCCGCACCGCCGACCAGCCCTTCGGACACGTCGAAGGTGACGCCGCGGCGCCGGTCCATCCAGTCGATGACGCGGCGCACCTGGCGCATCACTTCGGGGCCGATGCCGTCACCGGCGAGGAACAGGATCTTCTTGTTGGCGGGCATCGTCCGTGCACTCCGCTGGAGATTGGAATCAGATGAAGGTGGCGGGACCGCGGGGGATCAGCCCCACATCCACGGCTGGCCGGTCTTCTGCTGGGATTCGTACCCGTCGATGACCGACACCTGCTGCAGGGTCAGCCCGATGTCGTCCAGGCCGTTCAGCAGGCAGTGCTTGCGGAAGGGGTCGAGATCGAACGGGATGCGGCCGCCGTCGGGGCCGGTGATTTCCTGACGCTCCAGATCGATGGTCACCACCGCGTTCGACCCGCGCGACGCGTCGTCGAGCAGCAGGTCAACCTGCTCCTTCGGCAGCTTGATCGGCAGGATGCCGTTCTTGAAGCAGTTGTTGTAGAAGATGTCGGCGAAGCTGGGGGCGATGATGCAGCGGATGCCGAAATCGGCCAGCGCCCACGGCGCATGCTCGCGCGACGAACCGCAGCCGAAGTTGTCGCCGGCCACCAGGATGCTGGCCTTGCGGTAGGCCGGCTGGTTCAGCACGAAGCCGTCAACCTCTTTGCCGTCGGGCGTGTAGCGCATCTCGTCGAACAGATGCTTGCCAAGCCCGGTGCGCTTGATCGTTTTCAGGAACTGCTTGGGAATGATCATATCGGTGTCGATGTTGATCATCGGCAGCGGCGCCGCGACGCCGGTCAGAACGGTAAACTTTTCCATCGCCCAATAGCCTGTCCGCACGAGCAAGGGCCGGCGAGGGCCGCCGGCCGGAATGTTTGGCTGAATACCAGACCCTCGGCGGCAATTCCAGTGGAACCATGGGTTTTCATGGCAGCTTTGTTGCGCCGTCCACCATGCCTTGCGCAAGCAACCGGGCGGGGCACCCCGTTTTCCCGCCCGAACCGTACCCGGATGGGATCAAGCGCCGGCTCCCCCGATGTTGCACGTGAAACGGAACGGTCATGCCGGGGAAGCGCTGGAATGGCCGGGCCGGATGTGCTGTTTATGACGTGTCTCCCTTATCGTCCGCCAACCGGGTTTTGGGTCATGAGCGCATCACCGACGGCCGTGTCGCCGGCCCTGTTCCCGGAAGAAAAGCCGCGCCCGGAGACGGCGGCCCCGGACGCCGGCCTCAAAGGTTTGCCGTCCGGCGGGCCGCCACCGGGGGTGCGGGTGGCGGTGCTGATCCCCTGCTACAACGAGGAAGCGGCCATCGGCCGGGTGGTGGCGGATTTCCGCGCCGCCCTGCCCGACGCCGCCGTGCTCGTCTATGACAACAACTCCGCCGACCGCACGGCGGCGGTGGCGCGGGCCGCCGGGGCTACCGTCCGGCACGAACCGCTGCAGGGCAAGGGCAACGTCATCCGGCGCATGT
Proteins encoded in this window:
- the leuB gene encoding 3-isopropylmalate dehydrogenase — translated: MPANKKILFLAGDGIGPEVMRQVRRVIDWMDRRRGVTFDVSEGLVGGAAIDQYGVPLADATLAEALASDAVMLGAVGGPKWDTMSFDKRPEAGLLALRKELGLYANLRPAQVFDALVDASTLKPEIVKGLDILIVRELTGGVYFGEPRGIEDLGNGEKRGINTQVYTTTEIRRVARVAFELARKRSNKVHSMEKANVMESGLLWRQEVTRLHQEEFQDVELHHMYADNGAMQLIRNPKQFDVIVTDNLFGDILSDEAAMMTGSLGMLPSAALGDPDANGNRKAMYEPVHGSAPDIAGKDLANPIATLLSFAMALRYSFNLDTDAGLIEKAVQNVLGGGMRTADIMAPGMARCSTTVMGDSILRELDKLAA
- the leuD gene encoding 3-isopropylmalate dehydratase small subunit — protein: MEKFTVLTGVAAPLPMINIDTDMIIPKQFLKTIKRTGLGKHLFDEMRYTPDGKEVDGFVLNQPAYRKASILVAGDNFGCGSSREHAPWALADFGIRCIIAPSFADIFYNNCFKNGILPIKLPKEQVDLLLDDASRGSNAVVTIDLERQEITGPDGGRIPFDLDPFRKHCLLNGLDDIGLTLQQVSVIDGYESQQKTGQPWMWG